A region of the Fusobacterium simiae genome:
ATGATGTTTATCAATATATAAGTGGTAATATTTTTGGAAAAAGAAAAATTATTCCTAAAATTAGCCCTAATAAAACGGTTGAAGGGCTTATTGGTGGGATTATACTTACAACTTTGACTGCTATTTTATTAAAATATTTAGTAAAAATTGACTATCAAATATTATTTATATCTTTTATCAGCCTAATAGGCTTTATTGGAGATATTTTTATTTCTTATTTGAAAAGAAGAGTCAATTTAAAAGATTCGGGAAACTTACTTCTAGGACATGGAGGAATATTAGACAGAGTTGATAGTCTGATTTTTACAGCACCTTTAATTTTATTAATTTTTAAATTATAATTCTTGACAAAAATTGTAAATTTTATTATAATTAACACATAATAACTTATAAACAGATTAAGGAGGATAAAAAATGGTAACAGGAGATATGAATATAATGGAAGCGGTTGAAAAATACCCAGTAATAGTTGAAGTATTACAAAGAAATGGTTTAGGTTGTGTAGGTTGCATGATAGCTTCAGGAGAAACTCTTGCAGAAGGAATTGAAGCTCATGGATTAGATACACAAGCTATTCTAAAAGAAATCAACTCACTTATTAAAGAATAATAAATTTAAAAATCAAATAACTATCACAGATTAATTATTTTTACTAGTTTGTGATAGTTTTTTTTTGAAAGTAAAAATAGTAATAAAAAATAGTGATCTTTTTAAAAGTATTTGAACTGTACTCAAAATCTTGAATATAAGATTAGATGTACAGTTCATTTTAATATATTCTATTTTTTTAATAAAATGTTTACGAAAAATATTTAGATTTTTATTTGACATTATAAAATCTATATGATATTATCTAATAAAATAATAATTGTATACAATTATTATTTTATTAGATTTGTTTTTTAGAATAAAAAAAGATAACTAATTTTAGCTATCCTTTTTATTAAAATTTTTATATTTTTGTTTGTAAAAAGACATTATAGATTCTTTTGAACGAAGAAGATGTTCCTTATTAAAAATCTTAGCATTCTCAATATCATTATTTTTAAAATACTCTAAGAGTATTAAATGTTCTTGATATGCTTCAACAATTCTTGTATCTCTTTTAAGAGAATTATATCTTAATTTTTCTAAAATAAAATTATAATATTTTAATATTTTTATTGTAAATTCAAGTCCAGAATGTGAGTATAGAATCTTATTAAATTCAGAAAAAAGTTTTCTAGCTTCATTCCAATTTTTAGATTTTATCTGAAATTCTGTTAATTTTAAATTAGCCTCTAATTTGGGAATAAACTCGTTATTTTTACTTAAATTATTGAAGATTATGTCCTCAAGAGCAATCCTAATTTGGAAAATTTCATCAATACGTTTTTCATCCATGCTCATAACTTTAATTCTTCCATTAGGTGCTCTTTCAATAATACCTTCAATTTCTAATTGCTTTATTGCCTCTCTTAACGGAGTACGGCTAACATTAAGTTTTTGACAGTAATCAAGTTCTACAATTTTATCACCAAAATTTAGTTCTTGTGATAAAAGATGTTCTCTTATTGCTTCATAAACATTGTCACTAATATTTTTTCTATTTTTTACCATAAATTCACCTTTCTAAAAATTGTATATAAATATACTTATAAGATTAATTATACAACATAAATAAAAAAAAATAAAATAAAATATTAAGGAGAGTGATTAAAATGAGAAAAATCACATTAATACCTGGAGATGGAATAGGTACAGAAATATCAAGAAGTTTAGTAAAAATTTTTGAATCAGCAAAGGTTCCAATTGAATTTGAAG
Encoded here:
- a CDS encoding DUF1858 domain-containing protein; the encoded protein is MVTGDMNIMEAVEKYPVIVEVLQRNGLGCVGCMIASGETLAEGIEAHGLDTQAILKEINSLIKE
- a CDS encoding GntR family transcriptional regulator, yielding MVKNRKNISDNVYEAIREHLLSQELNFGDKIVELDYCQKLNVSRTPLREAIKQLEIEGIIERAPNGRIKVMSMDEKRIDEIFQIRIALEDIIFNNLSKNNEFIPKLEANLKLTEFQIKSKNWNEARKLFSEFNKILYSHSGLEFTIKILKYYNFILEKLRYNSLKRDTRIVEAYQEHLILLEYFKNNDIENAKIFNKEHLLRSKESIMSFYKQKYKNFNKKDS